In one Cloacibacillus porcorum genomic region, the following are encoded:
- a CDS encoding GNAT family N-acetyltransferase produces MPQTAAVKAKEYLSRDALSHIDMLEAIDRGSADILYAERGGVILIERESRSCMISVDEISICEELPSLGNYPQYAAHQRDVAAYITQGRSFPHSLTVCQAAYLEEEPPRALEADIRPLTEEQEETVFHSYEAMDDPAYIRELISRGQMWGLFKDGLLAGFIGEHLEGSMGLLEVLPEHRGRGYGYALESFLIGRTLARGSIPFCQVVTGNRPSLALQRKLGMAISKGKTYWLFN; encoded by the coding sequence ATGCCACAGACGGCGGCGGTTAAGGCAAAAGAATATCTTTCGCGGGACGCCCTTTCCCATATTGACATGCTGGAGGCGATCGACAGGGGCAGCGCGGATATCCTCTACGCGGAGCGCGGCGGCGTAATCCTCATCGAACGGGAGAGCCGAAGCTGCATGATCTCCGTAGACGAGATCAGTATATGCGAGGAGCTGCCCTCTCTCGGCAATTATCCGCAGTACGCGGCGCACCAAAGGGATGTGGCGGCATATATCACGCAGGGACGGAGTTTTCCACATTCTCTCACCGTCTGCCAGGCCGCCTATCTGGAGGAAGAGCCGCCCCGCGCTTTGGAGGCCGATATCCGGCCACTGACAGAGGAGCAGGAGGAAACTGTCTTTCACAGCTACGAGGCGATGGACGATCCGGCGTATATCAGGGAACTGATCTCCCGCGGACAGATGTGGGGCCTCTTTAAGGACGGCCTCTTGGCGGGCTTCATCGGCGAACACCTCGAGGGCAGTATGGGGCTGTTGGAGGTCCTTCCCGAGCACAGAGGGCGCGGATACGGATACGCGCTGGAATCGTTTCTCATAGGGCGCACGCTGGCACGGGGAAGTATCCCCTTCTGCCAGGTCGTGACCGGCAACCGCCCCTCGCTGGCGCTGCAGAGAAAGCTGGGGATGGCGATTTCTAAAGGAAAGACATACTGGCTGTTTAACTGA
- a CDS encoding aromatic amino acid ammonia-lyase has protein sequence MGTYVLDGYTLTVDDVEKMLSDEHPQVKISDEARARCEKSRAQIDEWLKEGAPTIYGINTGLGALKDVPVPPDKHIEWNKSLPYVHGAGFGDYLPAEVTRAELLLRANILCRAFSAVRVSLIERLLDMFNNGISPAVYGDGSTGLSDLAPIAQNIMAVAGLPGAGAIVDGKVVPASEAYKAAGMAETFVLECKEVLAQMNGSTMSQSIAVVSFIRFQKLFERYRKAAAGKVSRDKLAACEETVDFIRGILDFENNITCDNPNLFELEDGTFEAVMGCNCSNTQVGYVMDLLNVIIAEMALDIVELCGENPRAAQLLAKLRGMTMQVSADSIPTKGGQEDHVEFSYSAARKADLGIELLAELMLVYKLTD, from the coding sequence GTGGGAACGTATGTATTGGACGGCTACACGCTGACAGTTGACGACGTTGAGAAGATGCTGAGCGATGAGCATCCTCAGGTAAAAATTTCAGATGAAGCCCGCGCGCGCTGCGAAAAGAGCCGCGCTCAGATAGACGAATGGCTTAAAGAGGGAGCGCCGACGATATATGGCATCAACACCGGCCTCGGCGCTTTAAAAGACGTGCCGGTACCGCCCGACAAGCACATTGAATGGAACAAGAGCCTGCCCTACGTTCACGGCGCGGGATTCGGCGATTATCTGCCGGCCGAGGTTACGCGCGCGGAACTTCTGCTGCGCGCCAACATCCTCTGCCGCGCGTTTTCGGCGGTGCGCGTTTCGCTGATCGAGCGCCTGCTTGATATGTTTAATAACGGCATATCGCCCGCCGTCTACGGTGACGGCTCCACGGGGCTCAGTGACCTGGCGCCGATAGCGCAGAACATCATGGCCGTAGCCGGACTTCCTGGAGCGGGAGCCATTGTGGATGGTAAAGTAGTCCCAGCCTCGGAGGCATATAAGGCGGCGGGAATGGCGGAGACCTTTGTCCTGGAATGCAAGGAAGTTTTGGCGCAGATGAACGGATCGACGATGAGCCAGAGCATCGCCGTAGTCTCCTTCATCAGGTTCCAGAAGCTTTTCGAAAGATACCGCAAAGCAGCCGCCGGCAAGGTGAGCCGTGACAAACTTGCGGCATGTGAAGAGACTGTAGATTTTATACGCGGCATACTTGATTTTGAAAACAATATCACCTGTGACAACCCCAATCTCTTCGAACTCGAAGACGGCACCTTCGAAGCGGTTATGGGCTGTAATTGCAGCAACACGCAGGTGGGGTACGTGATGGATCTTCTCAACGTAATCATCGCCGAGATGGCCCTTGATATTGTGGAACTATGCGGAGAGAATCCGCGCGCGGCACAGCTGCTTGCAAAACTCCGCGGCATGACAATGCAGGTCAGCGCGGATTCCATCCCGACAAAGGGCGGACAGGAAGACCACGTGGAATTCAGCTATTCCGCCGCGAGAAAGGCTGACCTTGGAATAGAGCTCCTGGCTGAGCTTATGTTGGTCTATAAACTGACTGATTGA
- a CDS encoding aromatic amino acid lyase gives MENLQWIDDILKVRRGGLREPAVNTECCTKRETLSEGCVAVIMELLAKGAAKNGCLKLQKAAEYFMNGSQLPDLSFEDADEGTVAESLAEALEEVGKLPEAERDFIKKSNCVTLGMALYICAIAGRAIKTADIAVSMNLEAIRGELGAFDKRLHELGRPYPGQIESAENVRRITAGSKLTTDEGRYAFGYDKKPRVQDAICVRATPQTHGGVRDIFHWCVEQVVKDWDGRAHELYRTEYAMDALATALADLAHTSERRSFRLCDTRLSYGLPMNLVPDELGINYGFPIIQSTQAAETAELKLLALPAAAIKRTDGPLAYYSVSKQFELIKKLNRVMAVEILMSAQALDIVNAKIPEFTCGAGTAAAHKCLRGKISMMDENRFVAPDMITAEGLTADGTILSAVEAAIGTLK, from the coding sequence TTGGAAAACTTGCAGTGGATCGACGATATCCTGAAGGTTCGCCGCGGCGGCCTGCGGGAACCGGCCGTCAACACGGAATGCTGCACAAAGAGGGAAACCCTTTCCGAAGGCTGCGTCGCCGTTATTATGGAACTTTTAGCGAAGGGTGCGGCGAAAAACGGCTGTCTTAAGCTTCAAAAAGCCGCCGAATATTTTATGAACGGCTCACAACTGCCCGATCTGTCATTCGAGGATGCGGATGAGGGGACGGTAGCGGAGAGCCTCGCCGAAGCGTTGGAAGAAGTTGGAAAACTTCCTGAAGCAGAAAGGGATTTTATCAAAAAAAGCAACTGCGTCACACTTGGGATGGCGCTGTATATCTGCGCCATTGCGGGGCGTGCCATTAAGACCGCCGATATCGCGGTATCGATGAATCTTGAAGCCATTCGCGGAGAGCTTGGAGCCTTTGACAAGAGGCTCCATGAATTGGGACGTCCATATCCAGGACAGATCGAATCGGCGGAGAACGTGCGCCGCATCACGGCCGGCTCCAAACTTACCACAGACGAGGGACGCTACGCCTTCGGATACGACAAAAAGCCAAGGGTGCAGGACGCTATCTGCGTGCGCGCGACGCCGCAGACCCACGGCGGCGTGCGCGATATTTTCCACTGGTGCGTGGAGCAGGTCGTCAAAGATTGGGATGGCCGTGCGCATGAGCTTTATCGGACGGAATACGCTATGGACGCGCTCGCGACGGCGCTGGCGGATCTGGCCCACACCAGCGAGCGCCGCAGCTTCCGTCTCTGCGACACCCGCCTCTCGTACGGGCTGCCGATGAACCTCGTTCCCGATGAACTGGGTATCAACTATGGCTTCCCCATCATACAGTCGACTCAGGCCGCCGAGACTGCGGAGCTGAAACTTCTGGCGCTGCCGGCGGCGGCGATAAAGAGGACGGACGGGCCCCTGGCCTATTATTCAGTGAGCAAACAGTTTGAACTCATTAAAAAGCTGAACCGCGTGATGGCTGTGGAGATACTGATGTCGGCGCAGGCGCTCGACATAGTGAACGCGAAGATCCCGGAATTTACCTGCGGCGCGGGTACAGCGGCGGCGCACAAATGTCTGCGCGGAAAAATTTCCATGATGGACGAAAACAGGTTCGTCGCGCCGGATATGATCACGGCGGAAGGGCTGACGGCTGACGGAACGATCCTCAGCGCGGTGGAAGCCGCTATCGGAACATTGAAGTAG
- a CDS encoding AAA family ATPase produces the protein MDTREIWIKMMGIPKIDVNGSAIRLPFRQADALIYYLAVNGSATKTKLCDILWGTKCTEENAKANLRNTIYIIRKQLGTDFIIEPARQTVALNRERRVASDLQSYIDGEAACWDDFLRDFYLKENEAFSDWASMTAREIKESYCLRVRERAAAAFRAHDFGLCRSLCGSLLGADKYDECGYRYLMLMLEEEKKGRQALKLYEKLKALLWEELSQEPEPQTTQLARRIKNRPANATVSVGTAAGQESFFYGRETEINGISRTLRRFIEGASAASIVVKGEMGIGKSALMERALLSAAGAAALISTRCYQAEENFLLKPWLDIFEQLLISAANDDTEEAKTLRLAVASLFPDPDSVVAPKDELFTSGREYFLIRALVRYCADKRLILKIDDIQWADQASLALIRSIVTVDRNRAILFVMGCRNDAPAETESLTNGLKLAGFLEEYELPRFTPAQTVDFAKRFLPRHKIDAAFERAIFQETEGNPLFITEMLNNISLSGSFSGFTPKLGDVIRQRILTINGKARDALELISMMPDGAAFETLTRISQIEPAEMAENLEQLIARKLIREEPSSGGAVLRFSHQKIREYIYENIPLFRRRLLHGKTALYFESALPAQAHGAFIFPKLIYHFEKSLLLKKYLEYVIKNIIGYLNMTQEYFPTGGDSAQPLIFSGKNGASVLKLSNIESYFRGVEQKITANPVHFQNEEGQALLSEFYVLQARHYTHNLGYDRARECIAKVRELNGPCATAAQRGYILNANYHLSSICMDRMEIPLLLRTAEESTRLSAVDRDRNWQAAWLRISGMSRAFAGDYGEAIWQLEEAAALFDSFNDINTYRYSICACYAWLGETKRWQFDFTAADAWHRRALELIQAAELRGGAAIFYTLCAQSLADGRLAGLECDGERLRRVLKRARSLFDKFRLRWYRGVAYAYSALASCESGEYDKAAEYLTEARASAERLDNDYERCVADRAAAQIKVHLLQKGPGADTLAALVDKDVFFYKERALAVTERLSLPIEKAYLKLL, from the coding sequence ATGGACACGAGAGAGATCTGGATCAAAATGATGGGCATACCGAAGATCGACGTCAACGGCTCCGCGATCAGACTACCCTTCCGTCAGGCTGACGCGCTGATCTATTATCTCGCCGTCAACGGCTCCGCCACCAAGACAAAGCTTTGCGACATTCTCTGGGGGACTAAGTGCACTGAGGAAAACGCCAAAGCAAATCTGCGCAACACCATTTATATAATCAGAAAACAGCTGGGCACCGATTTCATCATAGAACCGGCGAGACAGACGGTGGCGCTGAATCGAGAACGCCGCGTAGCAAGCGACCTTCAAAGTTATATAGACGGCGAAGCGGCCTGTTGGGATGATTTTCTGCGTGATTTTTATCTGAAAGAAAATGAAGCGTTCAGCGACTGGGCGTCTATGACTGCACGGGAGATCAAAGAGAGCTACTGCCTGCGGGTCAGGGAGAGGGCGGCCGCCGCTTTCAGAGCGCATGATTTTGGCCTTTGCCGCTCTCTTTGCGGCTCGCTGCTCGGCGCTGATAAATACGACGAGTGCGGCTATCGTTATCTTATGCTTATGTTGGAAGAGGAAAAGAAAGGGAGGCAGGCGCTGAAGCTCTACGAAAAGCTAAAAGCGCTGCTTTGGGAAGAACTTTCGCAGGAGCCGGAACCACAGACGACACAGCTCGCGCGTAGGATAAAGAACCGTCCCGCCAACGCCACTGTATCCGTGGGTACCGCCGCCGGGCAGGAAAGTTTTTTTTATGGGCGGGAGACAGAGATAAACGGTATCTCGCGTACGCTGAGGCGCTTCATAGAAGGAGCGTCCGCCGCCAGCATAGTGGTAAAGGGCGAAATGGGAATCGGAAAGAGCGCGCTGATGGAACGCGCGCTGCTCAGCGCGGCGGGTGCGGCGGCGCTGATCTCCACGCGGTGCTATCAGGCCGAGGAGAACTTTCTGCTGAAACCGTGGCTCGACATTTTCGAACAGCTGCTGATCTCCGCGGCCAATGACGATACGGAAGAGGCTAAGACGCTGAGACTGGCGGTTGCATCGCTCTTCCCTGATCCCGATTCCGTCGTCGCGCCTAAAGACGAGCTCTTCACCTCGGGACGCGAATACTTTCTCATCAGGGCTCTGGTAAGGTACTGCGCGGACAAACGCCTGATCTTAAAAATAGACGACATCCAATGGGCCGACCAGGCGAGCCTCGCATTGATCCGCAGCATCGTCACCGTTGACAGGAACCGCGCCATCCTCTTCGTTATGGGGTGCCGAAACGACGCGCCGGCTGAGACGGAGAGCCTGACAAACGGCTTGAAACTTGCCGGTTTTTTGGAGGAGTATGAGCTGCCGCGGTTCACGCCCGCGCAGACCGTCGATTTTGCGAAGAGATTCCTGCCGCGCCATAAGATAGACGCCGCCTTTGAACGCGCGATCTTTCAGGAAACAGAGGGCAATCCGCTCTTCATAACTGAAATGCTGAATAACATCTCCCTCAGCGGCTCCTTTTCAGGCTTCACGCCGAAGCTCGGCGACGTCATCCGCCAGCGTATCCTCACCATTAACGGCAAGGCGCGCGATGCGCTGGAACTGATCTCCATGATGCCTGACGGCGCGGCCTTCGAGACGCTGACACGTATCTCTCAAATAGAACCCGCAGAGATGGCAGAGAACCTTGAACAGCTGATCGCGCGAAAGCTCATTCGTGAGGAGCCCTCCTCCGGCGGAGCCGTCCTGCGCTTCAGCCACCAGAAGATCAGGGAATATATCTATGAAAACATCCCTCTTTTCAGAAGGCGGCTGCTGCACGGAAAGACGGCTCTTTACTTTGAGAGCGCCCTGCCCGCCCAGGCTCACGGTGCCTTTATATTTCCAAAGCTTATCTATCACTTTGAAAAGAGCCTTCTCTTAAAAAAATATCTCGAGTACGTCATAAAGAACATCATCGGTTACCTGAATATGACGCAGGAATATTTCCCCACCGGCGGCGACTCCGCCCAGCCGCTGATCTTCAGCGGTAAAAACGGCGCCTCGGTGCTCAAGCTGAGCAACATCGAAAGTTACTTCCGCGGTGTAGAGCAAAAAATAACGGCAAACCCGGTACACTTTCAGAACGAAGAGGGACAGGCGCTGCTCTCGGAGTTCTATGTGCTCCAGGCCAGGCATTACACTCATAATCTCGGATATGACCGAGCCAGAGAATGTATCGCGAAGGTGCGGGAGCTCAACGGCCCCTGCGCGACGGCGGCTCAGCGCGGGTATATATTAAATGCCAATTATCATCTGAGCTCCATCTGCATGGACAGGATGGAGATACCGCTGCTGCTGCGGACTGCGGAGGAATCGACTCGGCTTTCCGCGGTGGACCGCGACAGAAACTGGCAGGCGGCCTGGCTCCGCATAAGCGGCATGTCGCGCGCCTTTGCGGGAGATTACGGAGAGGCGATCTGGCAGCTGGAAGAGGCGGCCGCGCTCTTTGACTCCTTCAACGATATAAATACGTACCGCTACTCCATCTGCGCCTGTTACGCCTGGCTCGGCGAGACGAAGCGCTGGCAGTTTGATTTTACGGCGGCGGACGCCTGGCATAGGCGTGCCCTGGAACTCATCCAGGCTGCGGAGCTGCGCGGAGGAGCGGCTATCTTTTATACGCTCTGCGCGCAGTCGCTGGCGGACGGGCGGCTTGCCGGGCTTGAGTGTGACGGCGAGCGGCTGCGCCGCGTCCTGAAAAGAGCGCGCTCGCTCTTCGATAAATTCCGCCTGCGCTGGTATCGCGGCGTGGCCTACGCCTATTCGGCTCTTGCCTCCTGCGAGAGCGGCGAATACGATAAAGCGGCGGAGTATCTCACGGAGGCGCGCGCATCCGCGGAGCGCCTCGACAACGATTACGAGCGCTGCGTTGCAGACCGCGCCGCGGCGCAGATCAAGGTACATCTTTTGCAAAAGGGGCCGGGCGCCGATACATTAGCCGCTCTGGTCGACAAAGACGTCTTCTTCTATAAGGAGAGGGCCCTAGCCGTAACGGAGCGGCTGTCGCTCCCCATAGAAAAAGCCTACCTCAAGCTGCTGTAA
- a CDS encoding TraM recognition domain-containing protein — translation MFNLLCERADNVFGGRESYTIKEISENWLGKATISMQTEGRTRGQSESYNQNTQRLGRELMTPVNFPPCRGTSVFCSSGACRRSFPPSTT, via the coding sequence ATGTTCAATCTGCTGTGCGAGAGGGCTGACAACGTGTTCGGCGGGCGGGAAAGCTACACCATCAAGGAGATTTCCGAAAACTGGCTGGGCAAGGCCACCATCTCCATGCAGACAGAGGGGCGCACAAGGGGGCAATCGGAGAGCTACAACCAAAACACCCAACGGCTGGGCCGGGAGCTTATGACCCCAGTAAACTTTCCTCCATGCCGGGGAACAAGTGTATTTTGCAGCTCCGGGGCCTGCCGCCGTTCCTTTCCCCCAAGTACGACCTAA
- a CDS encoding CGNR zinc finger domain-containing protein produces the protein MELLCLDIINSNRFGEYLAKPGRDMLNNANWLHVLVDKWNLDVKFPIQSNDLKILQELRDNMQQAVKYLNLDTKLCAEELVKVNSILKNTPCQIKLVYKDGNFVLQDIPLCDSWANVIWSTAYSFAKLISEYDITRIKICENKDCGWIFYDESKSRTRRWCDHKICGNLMKVRRYRERQKQTEQ, from the coding sequence ATGGAGTTATTGTGTCTGGATATAATTAACAGCAATCGTTTCGGGGAATATCTTGCAAAACCGGGAAGGGATATGTTGAATAATGCGAATTGGTTACACGTATTGGTGGATAAATGGAATTTAGATGTCAAATTTCCAATCCAGTCAAATGATTTAAAAATTTTGCAAGAGTTACGCGACAACATGCAACAGGCGGTAAAATACCTAAATCTTGATACAAAGCTGTGCGCTGAAGAATTGGTCAAGGTAAATTCAATATTGAAAAATACACCTTGCCAAATAAAGCTCGTGTATAAAGATGGAAATTTTGTATTACAAGATATACCTTTGTGTGACAGTTGGGCTAACGTGATTTGGAGTACCGCATATTCATTTGCGAAATTGATAAGCGAGTATGACATAACCCGTATAAAGATTTGCGAAAACAAAGATTGTGGTTGGATTTTTTATGATGAAAGTAAAAGCAGAACACGCCGCTGGTGCGACCACAAGATATGCGGTAATCTAATGAAAGTGCGCCGATACCGAGAGCGTCAAAAACAAACCGAACAATAA
- a CDS encoding DUF6144 family protein, with protein sequence MRHPEVDKLLCSLTENGYDSLAKEIEQEMGLPLEADAKQRENWMRCTLNKLDANMNDEAVKKVRKGCVCSLKKEVRIPGYKEVYERTKSRKEQYRKLYLTASSLDEFVAELKKLEDKPGKPSVELINGKIYKYFYSCTCPFLNDISPVVPKAWCYCTLGNSEDTFSYALGREVHGNLIESIKMGDSRCTIEIEV encoded by the coding sequence ATGAGACATCCTGAGGTAGATAAATTACTTTGTAGCTTAACGGAGAACGGTTACGACAGTTTGGCAAAAGAAATTGAACAAGAAATGGGCCTTCCGCTTGAGGCCGATGCAAAGCAGCGTGAAAACTGGATGCGTTGCACATTGAACAAATTGGATGCGAATATGAATGATGAAGCAGTCAAAAAAGTCCGCAAAGGCTGCGTTTGTTCGTTAAAAAAAGAAGTCAGAATACCCGGATACAAGGAGGTTTATGAACGGACAAAATCCAGAAAGGAACAATATCGGAAATTGTACTTAACTGCATCGTCTTTAGACGAGTTTGTTGCTGAACTAAAAAAACTTGAAGATAAACCGGGAAAGCCATCAGTGGAACTAATCAATGGAAAGATATATAAGTATTTTTACTCTTGTACTTGTCCTTTCCTAAACGACATCTCGCCTGTTGTTCCAAAGGCATGGTGTTATTGTACTCTGGGAAATAGTGAGGATACATTTTCTTACGCTTTGGGCAGAGAAGTACACGGTAATTTGATAGAGTCAATTAAAATGGGGGATAGCCGCTGCACAATTGAAATAGAGGTATAA
- a CDS encoding cysteine-rich KTR domain-containing protein, protein MNSFKLVLCPVCGSKTRIKADDTILKNYPLFSPKCRCEALINVKQLNTSIITEPDAKTQSR, encoded by the coding sequence ATGAATAGCTTTAAATTGGTGCTATGCCCTGTTTGTGGAAGCAAAACACGGATAAAGGCAGATGATACGATACTTAAAAACTACCCTCTGTTTAGCCCAAAGTGTAGGTGCGAGGCACTTATCAATGTGAAACAATTAAATACTTCAATTATCACAGAGCCAGACGCTAAGACGCAGAGCCGATAG
- a CDS encoding FAD binding domain-containing protein produces MYIKIKSLAEIEEQKLAGRFIAGGTDFVPLMKLGLKSPSMLIDVTNIPELCGVSLSDKEISIGAAATLTEIAEDAAVLQYLPALAQSAEKTASLQIRNVGTIGGNLMQDRRCIFFNQSASWRSSLPKCFKAGGDVCLQIRNSPFCRAIYYSDTATALVLYEAEAELLREGRLERVPVTKLIAEHSTANGLYAEESGPLLVRLHIPLPPEGEKSGFLKYSVRSSIDFPLVNFALRLSGGTRPAMAVAGAVAPAPLVLEKSSRQLDECSADSEVWTEEAVKEIKAGGGLIRESVVPPKVKQMSYRMIGELLRKLNAA; encoded by the coding sequence ATGTATATAAAGATCAAATCCCTTGCGGAGATAGAGGAGCAAAAACTTGCGGGGCGTTTTATCGCGGGCGGTACAGACTTCGTGCCGCTGATGAAGCTGGGGCTTAAAAGCCCGTCCATGCTGATCGACGTGACGAATATTCCGGAACTTTGCGGGGTAAGCCTCTCCGATAAAGAGATATCGATCGGCGCGGCGGCGACGCTCACGGAGATCGCCGAAGATGCCGCGGTCCTGCAATACCTTCCAGCGCTCGCGCAAAGCGCCGAAAAGACCGCCTCATTACAGATAAGAAACGTGGGTACGATCGGCGGCAATCTTATGCAGGACCGGCGCTGCATATTTTTCAATCAGTCCGCCTCCTGGCGCAGTTCGCTGCCGAAGTGCTTCAAGGCGGGCGGCGATGTCTGCCTGCAAATCAGGAACTCTCCGTTCTGTCGTGCCATATACTACTCGGACACCGCCACCGCGTTAGTACTCTACGAGGCCGAGGCGGAACTCTTGAGAGAGGGGCGGCTGGAAAGAGTGCCGGTTACGAAGCTGATCGCAGAGCACAGCACCGCGAACGGTCTATATGCCGAAGAAAGCGGCCCGCTGCTCGTGAGGCTCCATATTCCGCTGCCGCCCGAGGGCGAAAAGAGCGGTTTTCTGAAATACAGCGTTCGCTCGTCGATCGACTTCCCGCTCGTGAACTTCGCGCTGCGCCTCTCTGGTGGAACCCGTCCGGCGATGGCCGTCGCGGGAGCGGTCGCCCCGGCGCCGCTTGTTTTAGAAAAGTCATCGCGGCAGCTTGACGAATGCAGCGCCGACTCAGAAGTCTGGACTGAAGAGGCGGTAAAAGAGATAAAAGCTGGCGGCGGTCTCATCCGTGAATCGGTCGTGCCGCCAAAGGTGAAGCAGATGTCCTACCGGATGATCGGAGAGCTGCTCCGAAAACTTAACGCTGCTTAA